The following proteins are encoded in a genomic region of Devosia lucknowensis:
- a CDS encoding SDR family NAD(P)-dependent oxidoreductase, producing the protein MLLKDKVAVVYGGSGAVGSAVARAFAREGAIVHLAARRIDPLESVARDIRERGGHAFAGRVDALNPDSVAAHLDQVVSHSGPIKIAFSAVDWGDSQGRDLIDHDFETFMRPVQNGLKSWFNVGTAYARHMGENGGGVILGFTANAARQAFGQMGGFGVASAAVEHFLRHLAVESGPKGVRCCWVRSPGSPDTPGIREVWTIHAKERGMSFDELHAEFAKDTPLRHIASLSQTADAAVLLASDLASSMTATLANTTGGGQVD; encoded by the coding sequence ATGCTGCTCAAGGACAAAGTGGCCGTCGTTTACGGGGGGAGCGGCGCAGTAGGGAGTGCCGTGGCCCGGGCATTCGCGCGCGAAGGCGCCATCGTGCATCTGGCGGCGCGGCGGATTGACCCGCTGGAAAGCGTGGCCCGCGACATCAGGGAACGTGGTGGACACGCTTTCGCTGGGCGAGTCGATGCGCTGAACCCGGATTCCGTCGCGGCGCATCTTGATCAGGTTGTGAGCCATAGCGGCCCAATCAAGATCGCCTTCAGCGCGGTGGATTGGGGCGACTCGCAAGGCCGCGATCTTATCGACCACGATTTCGAGACCTTCATGCGCCCGGTGCAGAACGGGCTGAAGTCGTGGTTCAATGTCGGGACAGCCTATGCCCGGCATATGGGAGAGAATGGTGGCGGCGTCATTCTCGGCTTCACCGCAAATGCTGCGCGGCAGGCATTCGGGCAGATGGGCGGTTTCGGCGTCGCCAGCGCTGCGGTGGAGCATTTTCTGCGGCACCTGGCCGTCGAGAGTGGACCCAAGGGGGTGCGTTGCTGCTGGGTGCGTTCGCCTGGATCGCCGGACACGCCGGGTATCCGCGAAGTTTGGACTATCCACGCAAAAGAGCGCGGCATGAGCTTTGACGAGCTGCACGCCGAATTCGCCAAAGATACGCCGCTTCGCCATATCGCGTCGCTCAGCCAGACCGCAGACGCTGCGGTGCTGCTGGCGAGCGATCTGGCATCGAGCATGACAGCGACGCTGGCCAACACGACTGGCGGCGGGCAGGTCGACTAA
- a CDS encoding DUF2155 domain-containing protein translates to MRIPFANLARPLLTAAVLTSTLQLPVQAQPIANPVATFAGLDKITGRITRFDVYIDETVLFGALEITPRACYERPSNDTLQRTSAFLEVDQLSLDGTNERIFTGWMFADSPALNAVDHAVYDVWLIECKTATSVPPPDQR, encoded by the coding sequence TTGCGCATTCCATTTGCAAATCTGGCACGGCCGCTCCTGACAGCGGCCGTTTTGACCTCGACGCTCCAGTTGCCGGTGCAGGCTCAACCGATCGCCAATCCTGTGGCGACGTTTGCTGGCCTCGACAAGATCACCGGCCGCATCACACGTTTCGACGTCTACATCGACGAGACCGTACTGTTCGGCGCCCTCGAGATAACCCCGCGGGCCTGCTACGAGCGGCCCAGCAACGATACGTTGCAGCGCACATCGGCCTTCCTCGAGGTCGATCAACTCAGCCTCGACGGCACGAACGAGCGCATCTTCACCGGCTGGATGTTTGCCGATAGCCCAGCCCTCAATGCCGTCGATCACGCCGTCTATGACGTGTGGCTGATCGAGTGCAAAACGGCCACCAGCGTCCCGCCCCCAGACCAGCGCTAA
- a CDS encoding NADH:ubiquinone oxidoreductase subunit NDUFA12, with amino-acid sequence MKQFLTEIFSWWSGNTWGTRLWVKRFGAYVGSDEFGNRYYQDKRANRRYVTYAGGYADASSIPPGWHGWMHHRSDEVPANAKYEPHAWEKPHQPNLTGTAAAYRPDGSLLNKGERPRVTGDYQAWSPE; translated from the coding sequence ATCAAGCAGTTTCTCACCGAAATCTTCTCCTGGTGGAGCGGCAACACCTGGGGCACGCGCCTTTGGGTCAAGCGCTTCGGCGCCTATGTGGGTTCGGACGAGTTCGGTAACCGCTACTACCAGGACAAGCGCGCCAATCGCCGCTACGTGACCTATGCAGGTGGCTATGCCGATGCGTCGTCCATTCCGCCGGGCTGGCACGGCTGGATGCACCATCGCTCGGACGAAGTGCCGGCCAATGCCAAGTACGAGCCGCACGCCTGGGAGAAGCCGCACCAGCCGAACCTCACCGGGACGGCCGCTGCCTATCGTCCGGATGGGAGCCTGCTCAACAAGGGCGAACGCCCGCGCGTTACCGGCGACTACCAGGCCTGGTCGCCCGAATAA
- a CDS encoding TetR/AcrR family transcriptional regulator: MARPRGYERDDVIDKAMELFWRVGYEGAHLAALVQHTGLNRFSLYKEFGGKAGLFEAALERFVGFLLKQYRAALTRQPMGLENIETNLRNLQYGSEYYGCFMLNTLTQRHTVPDGAYHRAVEAAAEIEALYHANLVSAAARDQVDGASNLAGLGKMLQTVDQGLHIQGLAGTSDVQKDRVITAMMSLLRRGEASQPPV, encoded by the coding sequence ATGGCGCGACCCAGAGGATATGAACGCGATGACGTTATCGACAAGGCGATGGAGCTGTTCTGGCGCGTTGGGTACGAGGGCGCGCATCTGGCCGCTCTCGTGCAGCATACAGGTCTCAATCGGTTCAGCCTCTACAAGGAATTTGGCGGCAAGGCAGGGCTATTCGAGGCGGCGCTCGAGCGGTTCGTGGGCTTCCTGCTCAAGCAGTATCGAGCCGCATTGACCCGGCAACCCATGGGCCTTGAGAACATCGAAACCAACCTGAGAAACCTGCAGTATGGCAGCGAGTATTATGGCTGCTTCATGCTCAATACGCTCACGCAACGCCATACCGTGCCCGATGGTGCCTATCATCGCGCGGTGGAGGCGGCAGCGGAGATCGAAGCACTTTATCACGCCAATCTGGTGAGTGCTGCCGCGCGAGACCAGGTCGACGGCGCAAGCAATCTCGCAGGCCTGGGAAAGATGCTGCAAACGGTGGACCAAGGGCTGCATATTCAGGGGCTCGCAGGCACGAGCGACGTGCAAAAGGATCGGGTGATCACCGCGATGATGAGCCTGCTGCGCCGAGGCGAGGCCAGCCAGCCTCCGGTCTGA
- a CDS encoding MFS transporter gives MTLRGFLWRYYAYVFLFDFILAYAFYTALFELEGLSITEIGVLLALWSAAAIILEMPSGALSDHFDRRWLLMAAPLFKALTFLLWILAAGNFWLYTLGFMFWSLAQALQSGSREALLYERMAHDGREAEFDKALGRDNAAEELGIGCGTLLGGFVAWLSFDWGLWLSVPPLLMASALALGLEDVRRSTRSEQPTETVSGYFSHFVDAANEFRHHANLRFVATYIAVGLVVFQLLEEFDQLYYLAISLPIWAWGVAGAAVEFLFAGASLFAHRLDGRPWLAWLLPLVGGVLLVLASVGASPWFVLLLCAAYVVMAPINVLAEARFQRVMEGRSRATTTSALVMAENVSGIVLTLAFSLLAERVGILPAYGWAGLVMAPLALWVIYGQRRGLRATD, from the coding sequence ATGACCCTGCGTGGCTTTCTGTGGCGCTACTATGCCTATGTGTTCCTGTTCGACTTCATCCTCGCCTACGCGTTCTACACGGCCTTGTTCGAACTCGAAGGCCTGTCGATAACGGAGATTGGCGTTTTGCTGGCGCTTTGGTCCGCCGCAGCCATTATCCTCGAAATGCCTTCGGGCGCGCTGTCCGACCATTTTGACCGGCGCTGGTTGCTGATGGCAGCGCCGCTGTTCAAGGCGCTGACGTTTCTGCTCTGGATCCTCGCGGCCGGAAACTTCTGGCTCTATACCCTGGGCTTTATGTTCTGGAGCCTCGCCCAGGCCCTCCAGTCCGGATCGCGCGAAGCCCTGCTCTATGAGCGGATGGCTCATGACGGGCGTGAGGCGGAATTCGACAAGGCGCTGGGTCGGGACAATGCAGCCGAGGAGCTGGGTATTGGTTGTGGCACCCTGCTTGGGGGCTTTGTCGCATGGTTGAGTTTCGATTGGGGTCTGTGGTTGTCGGTCCCGCCTCTCCTCATGGCCTCCGCCCTCGCCTTAGGGCTTGAGGACGTCCGTCGGTCGACGCGCTCGGAACAACCCACGGAAACGGTTTCCGGGTATTTCTCCCATTTCGTGGATGCGGCCAATGAGTTCCGCCACCACGCGAATCTGCGCTTTGTCGCAACCTACATCGCAGTGGGCCTTGTGGTGTTTCAGCTCCTTGAGGAGTTTGACCAGCTCTACTATCTGGCCATTTCCCTGCCCATATGGGCCTGGGGTGTTGCCGGCGCGGCGGTCGAATTCCTCTTTGCAGGCGCCAGCCTCTTCGCCCATCGCCTTGACGGTCGGCCTTGGCTCGCCTGGCTTCTGCCGCTGGTCGGCGGTGTCCTGCTGGTTCTGGCATCGGTCGGCGCCTCGCCCTGGTTCGTTCTCCTGCTCTGCGCCGCCTACGTCGTCATGGCGCCGATCAACGTCCTCGCCGAAGCGCGCTTCCAACGCGTCATGGAGGGCCGCAGCCGCGCCACGACGACCTCTGCCCTCGTCATGGCGGAGAATGTCTCGGGCATCGTGCTGACCCTTGCCTTCAGCCTCCTGGCCGAGCGGGTCGGCATCCTGCCCGCCTATGGCTGGGCTGGCCTCGTCATGGCGCCTCTGGCTCTGTGGGTCATCTACGGGCAGCGTCGCGGCCTGAGGGCCACCGACTAG
- a CDS encoding vitamin B12-dependent ribonucleotide reductase, translating to MRIERRFTTANADRYGSIEFRSATSEIKNPDGSVVFKLDDIAVPATWSQVATDIIAQKYFRKAGVAKVLKKVEENDVPSWLWRSVPDEKALAKLPENERYGSEMDSRQVFDRLAGTWTYWGWKGGYFDSEEDARTFFDELAFMLASQRVAPNSPQWFNTGLHWAYGIDGPGQGHFYVDPFTHKLVQSKSAYEHPQPHACFIQSVDDDLVNENGIMDLWVREARLFKYGSGTGTNFSKLRGEGEKLSGGGKSSGLMSFLKIGDRAAGAIKSGGTTRRAAKMVVIDIDHPDIEAYINWKVKEEQKVAALVTGSKVVSKHLKAIMKAAVNCEGNGDDCFDVALNPALKREVRAAKKALVPENYIFRVIQFARQGYTDLEFPIYDTDWDSEAYLTVSGQNSNNSVRVTDDFLRSVESDGDWNLTARSNGKTIKTLKANDLWEQIGYAAWASADPGIQYHTTINEWHTSPEAGPIVASNPCSEYMFLDDTACNLCSVNLLPYRNADSSFDTAAYEHTVRLWTIVLEISVMMAQFPSRAIAERSFEYRTLGIGYANIGGLLMTSGIPYDSAEGRAIAGAITAIMTGVSYATSAEMAKELGPFKDYKRNCKHMLRVIRNHRNAAYGNADGYEGLSINPVPLDHANVKDAALSERARIAWDNALALGEAHGYRNAQVSVIAPTGTIGLVMDCDTTGIEPDFALVKFKKLAGGGYFKIINRAVPPALRTLGYAEDQIAEIEAYAVGHGNMNQAPGINPSTLRTKGFTDEKIEALNAAMKSAFDIKFVFNQWTLGADFLKTLGVTDEQLGDFSFDLLSHLGFSRKDIEAANIHVCGAMTLEGAPFLKDEHLPVFDCATPCGKIGKRYLSVESHILMMAAAQPFISGAISKTINMPNDATVEDAKNAYMLSWRLALKANALYRDGSKLSQPLNSSVLAAADDEDEDDAVEAIAALPAAARTEVIVEKIVEKVFREREKMPDRRKGYTQKAVVGGHKVYVRTGEYDDGRLGEIFIDMHKEGAAFRAMMNNFAIAISLGLQYGVPLDEYVEAFTFTRFEPAGMVMGNDRIKNATSILDYVFRELAVSYLDRNDLAHVNPESPTSLSKGVAEEQGTRTAPAPAPVPAERFVSRGMTRGKTANASLMLVPTAEAARYAPATATATSTVTALRSATALKIDPSPTALNTAELDPIPAPPPSRDAGLLRAEAQMKGYTGDQCTECNNFTMVRNGTCLKCDTCGTTTGCS from the coding sequence ATGCGCATTGAACGCCGGTTTACGACTGCCAACGCGGACCGCTACGGCTCTATCGAGTTCCGCTCGGCAACCAGCGAGATCAAGAACCCCGACGGCTCGGTGGTTTTCAAGCTCGACGACATTGCCGTGCCCGCAACCTGGTCTCAGGTCGCCACCGACATCATCGCGCAGAAATACTTCCGCAAGGCCGGCGTCGCCAAGGTCCTCAAGAAGGTCGAGGAAAACGACGTTCCCTCCTGGCTGTGGCGCTCCGTGCCAGACGAAAAAGCCCTCGCCAAGCTTCCCGAAAATGAGCGCTACGGCTCGGAAATGGATTCGCGCCAGGTCTTTGATCGCCTTGCGGGCACCTGGACCTACTGGGGCTGGAAGGGCGGTTATTTCGACAGCGAGGAAGACGCGCGCACCTTCTTTGACGAACTCGCCTTCATGCTCGCCAGCCAGCGGGTCGCTCCCAATTCCCCGCAGTGGTTCAACACCGGTCTGCATTGGGCCTATGGCATCGATGGCCCCGGCCAGGGCCATTTCTATGTCGACCCCTTCACCCACAAGCTCGTCCAGTCCAAGTCGGCTTACGAGCATCCGCAGCCGCATGCCTGCTTCATCCAGTCGGTGGACGATGACCTCGTAAACGAAAACGGCATCATGGATCTCTGGGTCCGCGAAGCGCGCCTCTTCAAGTATGGCTCCGGCACCGGCACCAACTTCTCCAAGCTGCGCGGCGAAGGCGAAAAGCTCTCCGGCGGCGGCAAGTCCTCGGGCCTGATGAGCTTTTTGAAGATCGGCGACCGCGCTGCCGGCGCCATCAAGTCGGGCGGCACCACCCGCCGCGCCGCCAAGATGGTCGTGATCGACATCGATCACCCCGATATCGAGGCCTACATCAACTGGAAGGTCAAGGAAGAGCAGAAGGTCGCCGCCCTCGTCACCGGCTCCAAGGTGGTCTCGAAACACCTCAAGGCCATCATGAAGGCCGCCGTCAATTGTGAAGGCAATGGCGACGACTGCTTCGACGTGGCCCTGAACCCCGCCCTCAAGCGCGAAGTCCGCGCCGCCAAGAAGGCCCTGGTTCCGGAAAACTACATCTTCCGCGTCATCCAGTTCGCTCGCCAGGGCTACACCGATCTTGAATTCCCCATCTACGACACCGATTGGGACAGCGAAGCCTATCTGACCGTTTCGGGCCAGAACTCCAACAATTCCGTCCGCGTCACCGATGACTTCCTGCGCTCAGTCGAATCCGATGGCGACTGGAACCTGACGGCCCGCAGCAACGGCAAGACCATCAAGACACTCAAGGCCAACGACCTTTGGGAACAGATCGGTTACGCGGCCTGGGCATCGGCCGATCCCGGCATCCAGTACCACACCACCATCAACGAGTGGCACACCAGCCCCGAAGCCGGTCCGATCGTCGCGTCCAATCCGTGCTCGGAATACATGTTCCTCGATGACACGGCTTGCAATCTCTGCTCGGTCAACCTCCTGCCCTATCGCAACGCTGACTCGAGCTTCGACACCGCTGCCTACGAACACACCGTCCGCCTCTGGACCATCGTGCTCGAAATCTCGGTGATGATGGCCCAGTTCCCCAGCCGCGCCATTGCGGAACGCTCGTTCGAATACCGCACGCTGGGCATCGGCTACGCCAATATCGGTGGCTTGCTGATGACCTCGGGCATTCCCTATGACTCCGCCGAAGGCCGCGCCATCGCCGGTGCCATCACCGCCATCATGACCGGCGTCAGCTACGCCACCTCGGCCGAAATGGCCAAGGAGCTCGGCCCGTTCAAGGATTACAAGCGCAACTGCAAGCACATGCTGCGCGTCATCCGCAACCACCGCAATGCCGCCTATGGCAATGCTGATGGCTATGAAGGCCTCTCCATCAACCCGGTTCCGCTCGACCATGCCAACGTCAAGGACGCGGCCCTTTCCGAGCGTGCCCGGATTGCCTGGGACAATGCTTTGGCGCTGGGCGAAGCTCATGGCTACCGTAACGCCCAGGTTTCCGTTATCGCGCCCACCGGCACGATCGGCCTCGTTATGGATTGCGACACGACCGGCATCGAGCCCGACTTCGCCCTCGTGAAGTTCAAGAAGCTCGCCGGCGGCGGCTACTTCAAGATCATCAACCGCGCCGTGCCCCCCGCCCTGCGCACCCTCGGCTATGCCGAAGACCAGATCGCCGAGATCGAGGCCTATGCCGTTGGCCACGGCAACATGAACCAGGCGCCTGGCATCAACCCCTCGACGCTCCGCACCAAGGGTTTTACCGATGAAAAGATCGAGGCGCTCAACGCCGCGATGAAGTCGGCCTTCGACATCAAGTTCGTCTTCAACCAGTGGACGCTTGGCGCCGATTTCCTCAAGACCCTCGGCGTCACCGACGAACAGCTGGGCGATTTCTCCTTCGATCTGCTGAGCCATCTCGGCTTCTCCAGGAAGGACATCGAGGCCGCCAACATCCACGTTTGTGGTGCCATGACGCTTGAAGGCGCGCCCTTCCTTAAGGACGAGCACCTGCCCGTCTTCGATTGTGCCACCCCCTGCGGCAAGATCGGCAAGCGCTACCTCTCGGTCGAGTCGCACATCCTCATGATGGCTGCTGCCCAGCCCTTCATCTCGGGCGCGATTTCCAAGACCATCAACATGCCCAACGACGCCACCGTCGAGGACGCCAAGAACGCCTACATGCTCTCCTGGCGCCTGGCGCTGAAGGCCAACGCGCTCTATCGCGATGGCTCCAAGCTCTCCCAGCCGCTCAATTCCTCCGTGCTGGCCGCTGCCGACGACGAGGACGAGGACGATGCGGTGGAGGCCATCGCCGCCCTGCCCGCCGCCGCGCGCACCGAAGTCATCGTCGAAAAGATCGTCGAGAAGGTGTTCCGCGAACGCGAGAAGATGCCGGATCGCCGCAAGGGCTACACCCAGAAGGCCGTCGTCGGTGGCCACAAGGTCTATGTCCGCACCGGCGAATACGACGATGGTCGCCTGGGCGAAATCTTCATCGACATGCACAAGGAAGGCGCCGCCTTCCGCGCGATGATGAACAACTTCGCCATCGCCATCTCGCTGGGCCTGCAATATGGCGTGCCGCTGGACGAATATGTGGAGGCGTTCACCTTCACCCGCTTCGAACCGGCCGGTATGGTCATGGGCAACGATCGCATCAAGAACGCCACGTCGATCCTCGACTACGTGTTCCGCGAACTGGCCGTTTCCTATCTCGATCGGAACGACCTCGCCCACGTCAATCCGGAAAGCCCGACTTCGCTCAGCAAGGGCGTTGCCGAGGAACAGGGCACGCGCACCGCGCCTGCGCCCGCCCCGGTGCCCGCTGAGCGCTTTGTCTCCCGCGGCATGACCCGCGGCAAGACGGCCAATGCATCCCTGATGCTGGTGCCGACTGCCGAGGCCGCCCGCTACGCCCCGGCCACCGCGACGGCCACATCGACCGTCACTGCCCTGCGCAGCGCCACCGCGCTCAAGATCGACCCGAGCCCGACGGCCCTCAACACCGCCGAACTCGACCCGATCCCCGCCCCGCCGCCGTCAAGGGATGCTGGCCTCCTTCGCGCCGAAGCGCAGATGAAGGGCTATACCGGCGACCAGTGCACGGAGTGCAACAACTTCACCATGGTCCGCAACGGCACCTGCCTGAAGTGCGACACCTGCGGAACGACCACCGGGTGTAGCTGA
- a CDS encoding undecaprenyl-diphosphate phosphatase codes for MSTSWLDAAILGLVQGLTEFLPISSSAHLRVLGEFLPSGADPGAAFTAITQIGTELAVVVYFRHDILRIASAWINRTLLRNTNGEAADARMGWLIILGSLPIIILGLLFKDAIETGLRNLYITATALIVFGIILGIADRVGAKVRPLEKLTWTHGLLFGLAQAMALIPGVSRSGGTITAGLLMGYTREAAARYSFLLAIPAVFGSGFYQLFKSMGEVNPVGWGETFLATVVAFFVGYVVIVFFLKLISTRSYMPFVWYRVVVGLGLLALLGLGVLAPI; via the coding sequence ATGTCGACAAGCTGGCTCGACGCCGCAATTCTGGGGCTGGTGCAAGGCCTGACGGAATTCCTGCCCATCTCATCGAGTGCCCATCTCCGGGTGCTTGGCGAATTCCTGCCCTCCGGGGCCGATCCTGGCGCCGCGTTCACCGCCATCACCCAGATCGGCACCGAACTGGCCGTTGTCGTCTATTTCCGCCACGACATCCTGCGTATCGCATCGGCCTGGATCAACCGCACCCTGCTGCGCAATACCAATGGCGAGGCGGCGGATGCTCGCATGGGCTGGCTGATCATCCTCGGGTCGCTGCCGATTATCATCCTGGGCCTCCTGTTCAAGGACGCGATCGAGACGGGCCTCAGAAACCTCTACATCACCGCGACCGCGCTGATCGTCTTCGGCATCATCCTCGGGATTGCCGACCGGGTAGGGGCCAAGGTGCGCCCACTGGAAAAACTGACCTGGACCCACGGGCTGCTGTTCGGCCTCGCCCAAGCCATGGCGCTGATCCCCGGCGTGTCCCGCTCGGGCGGCACCATCACCGCAGGCCTGCTGATGGGCTACACGCGCGAAGCGGCGGCCCGCTACTCGTTCCTCCTCGCCATCCCCGCCGTCTTCGGATCCGGCTTTTACCAGCTTTTCAAGAGCATGGGCGAAGTCAACCCGGTGGGATGGGGCGAGACCTTCCTCGCCACGGTCGTCGCCTTCTTCGTCGGCTACGTGGTGATCGTCTTCTTCCTTAAGCTGATCTCGACCCGCAGCTACATGCCCTTCGTCTGGTACCGGGTCGTTGTCGGGCTTGGTCTTCTGGCGCTGCTTGGGCTTGGGGTTCTGGCGCCGATTTAG
- a CDS encoding lantibiotic ABC transporter permease, with protein MRAADLPVKLGLTVTYLLMVFVNYLANALPLNGRQTGEISDAYENLFAPAGLTFSIWGLIYLLLALHVLYQWGLFRGRSRDDSGLLNKIGTLFALSSLANTAWVFAWHYDQILLSTLLITTILILLAVIVLTIRRHALSGRDWWLVAVPFCVYFGWLTVATVANITVLLVSAGWDGFGISADIWAAIIIAVAAAIGTLAMVRNRDMAYGFVLIWAFIGIVVKHTSADGFANQYPLVIAVTIGCIILFVASEVFVWMKRQRTGLA; from the coding sequence ATGCGCGCCGCGGATCTGCCCGTCAAACTTGGGCTCACAGTTACCTACCTGCTGATGGTCTTCGTGAATTACCTGGCCAACGCGCTGCCGCTCAACGGGCGCCAGACCGGCGAGATTTCCGATGCCTACGAGAACCTTTTCGCTCCCGCCGGCCTGACGTTTTCGATCTGGGGGCTGATCTACCTGCTTCTGGCGCTGCATGTGCTTTATCAATGGGGACTGTTCCGTGGCCGCAGCCGTGACGACAGCGGGCTCCTCAACAAGATCGGCACGCTTTTCGCCCTTTCCTCGCTGGCCAATACGGCCTGGGTTTTCGCCTGGCACTACGATCAGATCCTGCTCTCGACCCTGCTGATCACCACGATCCTGATCCTCCTGGCGGTGATCGTGCTGACGATCCGCCGGCACGCGCTGAGCGGCCGGGACTGGTGGCTGGTGGCGGTGCCATTCTGCGTCTATTTCGGCTGGCTGACCGTCGCCACGGTCGCCAATATCACCGTGCTGCTGGTCAGCGCTGGCTGGGACGGTTTTGGAATTTCGGCGGACATCTGGGCGGCCATCATTATCGCGGTCGCTGCGGCGATCGGGACGCTGGCCATGGTCCGAAACCGCGACATGGCCTATGGCTTCGTGCTGATCTGGGCCTTCATCGGCATTGTCGTCAAGCACACCTCTGCTGATGGATTCGCGAACCAGTATCCGCTCGTCATTGCCGTCACGATCGGCTGTATCATCCTCTTCGTCGCGTCCGAGGTTTTCGTCTGGATGAAGCGTCAGAGAACAGGGCTCGCCTGA